The genomic segment GTCGTTCATGCGATTGACCGGAAGAGGCGACTGGTTTTCCAGGGTGAAATCGCCCCAGTCAAATCAGTTTTTTTTAAACTGATCGCGGATCTTGGTCTGGAGCCGAAGAAGGTCGTCTTTGAGGTGGGTAACCAGATGAAGGGATTGGCCGAGGCCCTGCAGGGGTGTGACAGCGTTGATCTGCACGTGGTTCATCCGAACGAGCTGAAGTGGATCAGCAAATCGAGCAGCAAGACAGACAAGGTCGATACTCGAAAGATGGCCGAACCTGCCCGATGATCTTCTGCCGCCGCGCAAGGTTCACATCGTTGAGGGTCGGTACGATGGCTACGTGAACCGACCAGTGCTCGGCTGACGGTCCAAAGGAAACGAGTTGCATTGATCAACGGCATCCGTGCCCTGCTGCTCTAGGAAGGTCGCAGAGCCCAGGCCAGCACTATCGAGGACAGATGCCCCAGCCTTCGGTGACTATGTGGCTGAGAAGCTGAATCTAGACTGGTTACCAGAGCAGATTGCCGGGCGCCTGCGCCGGGATTTTCCCGACGACAAGCGCATGCGATGCAGCCCGGAAGCCATTTATCCTCGATACTCAGCAAGGTGGCGAGGTTTATCGCCACTTGCGACGGCAACATCGACGACGCCGTTGCCAAAAAATGTTTCGGTCAAAGCCGGCGGTTCTTTGCTGACCGCGTAAGCATTAGCGAGCGGCCAAAAATCATCGAGCAACGGCTCCGCGTTGGTGGCTGGGAAGCCGATCTGATGCTTGGAAAACCCGGCAAAGGCGCCTTGGTCACCTGCTTGGAACGCAAAAGCCGTTACCTCTTGGCAGTTCAGGTGGTTGGCAAGTCGGCCAAGGCTTCAATACGGCCATGGAAGCCATCATGGCTAGTGTTCCCAAGTCATTGCGGCGTACGCTGACCGTGGACAATGGCAAGGAGATGACCCGATTCAAAGAACTGGAGAAAGCTACCGGCTTCCAAGTTTATTTTGCCGGTCCCTATGCTGCATGGCAGCGGGGGCGAACGAGAACGCCAACGGTTTGCTGCGGCAGTACGTCCCCAAGGGTTGCAACTTCCGCAAGTTCACCGAAAGCCAGGTTTTCAGCGCTGTTCATCAGCTCAACCACAGACCGAGAAAATGCCTTGACTACCGGATAGCCCATGAAGTGCTCATGTAAGCGGTCTCTGGTGCACTTGTAATTTGAATTCACCCAAAGAGGGCGAATTTCTAAACGGCTCTATGGTGGCAGAAAACACACGGAAAATCATCTAATTGTCAAAGGCCAGACACGAAAACATAATTGTTAACTTACGGATTCAGGGAAATGATTCAGGACGTCAATAACAAACTCTATGAAGCTTGGCAAAAGTTTGTAACAAAAAAAGAATTCAACCGAGAAGAAGTTCGCGATGTCATTTTGCAATCCTGGCAAAATTGCACCAAGTTAGGCATCAGCCCCTACCAAAAAAAGGTCAACAGGGTTTTCACCGGCGAAGAGCTACAAAAAAGGATCAACGAAAATCAGGCACTGATAAAGGTTAGTCTTCCGGTAATGGAGAATCTTTACCGATTCGTAGCCGGTTCGGGATTTGTCGTAACCCTGACCGACAAAGAAGGGATTATTCTGGTTTCCATCGGTGACGAGGATGTTGCTGAGTCTTTCGCCAAAGGCAATTTTGTGGCAGGGGCGGACTGGAGTGAGGCAAGTGCCGGAACTAATGCCATTGGTCTTTCGTTAAGTCTTGGTAAACCCATCCAAACTTTTAGTTATGAGCATTTCTGTATTTGCTCGCATCATACTACCTGTTCTTCTGCCCCCATTCATGATCCTCAAGGCCGCATCATCGGTGTTCTGGACATGACCGGAACCTATGAAAAAGTTCACTCTCACACTCTCGGGATGGTTGTTGCAGCCAGTTATGGCATCGAAATGCAACTCGAATCCCAAGAAGCCTGGGACCAATGTCACATTGCAGATAGCTACAAGGTAGCTATCATGGAATCCATTTCTGAAGGCATACTTGCAACCGATGGAAATGGCATAGTTACCCATGCAAACAACTATGCAGGAAAAATTCTAGAAACCGCGCCTGATAAAATTGTCGGCCTGAGAGTCAGCACTTTTTTGAAACCTTCCCATTCTCTCCAGAAGAATTTCGATCTATCCAGAAAAATCACCGATCAGGAAGCAGATATTTTAATCAAAGGGAAAAAAAAGAAAGTAATAATTACTGTAAGAGCCATCACTGGTCTTGGTATCGGACAAAAGGGGACAGTAATCATTTTGAATGAGATCAGCCGAACGAAACGTTTGGTTCAACGGATGGTCGGAGCGGAATCAAAAATGACCTTTGAGGATATTCTTGGTCAAGACGAAAAGTTCCTAGCTTCGGTACGCCTGGCTAAAACAGCAGCTTCTAGTTTCTCGAATGTTTTGTTGTTGGGAGAGAGCGGCACGGGCAAAGATGTCTTTGCCCAAGCCATCCATAATGCCAGCCAGTGCAGTAACGGGCCATTTGTTGCCATCAACTGCGGAGCCATCCCCCGCGAATTAATCAGCAGCGAGCTTTTCGGTTATACCGAAGGGGCCTTTACCGGCGCCAAACGAGGCGGCCAGCCCGGGAAATTTGAGTTGGCTGACGGTGGAACGATTTTCCTGGATGAAATTGGTGAAATGCCGTTGGAGCTGCAAACGATGCTGCTCCGGGTCGTCGAACAAAAAGCTGTAGTGCGTATTGGCGGTAAAGAAGTTATCCCGGTTAATGTCAGGTTGATAGCAGCGACCAATCGCAACCTGAAGGAAGAGGTAGAAAAGGGCAATTTTCGCAGAGATTTATACTACCGTCTAAACGTGATTACGATCCCATTGCTGCCTCTGCGTGAACACAAGAGTGACATTCCCCTTCTTGCCGAAGCTTTTATTCAGAAAATGAATTCTTTTTTGGGGAAAAATATCACAACCGTAGATGATAAAGTCTGGAAATGCCTTAACAGCTATGATTGGCCGGGCAATGTTCGCGAATTATATAATGTTTTAGAACGAGCAATGAATATTGTCGAAGGTTCTACTCTTGAGCTTGAAACGTTTCCTCCCGAATTGCTGAACGTTAAGAAACAAAGATCGACACATCGAAATTTTGAACAACTTGAAAAAGAGCTGATTACAGAGGTTCTTGATGAATTTGATGGTAATGTGTCGCGTGCTGCAGAAAAATTAGGTATTGCTCGCTCAACACTTTATCGCAAGATGGAAAAGTACGGTCTCAATGAGTGAGAAAATTCCTTTAGTCCACTGCTGTCTCACAATTTCAAACAAGCTGTAACTGTTGAATCTCTTGTAACTTTTTCTTGTCCGGCGGTCGAAACAGGCTCGTCAAATCGCACCGCTCGAACAAATTGAGCTGTAATATTTGCAACATACGTTGCAACGAAGCGCCGAGTTTCGACTGAACCCGGGTTGCCCAGCTTCTGGTGTAGCAACCGGCGCAATCCCCACGACGGTCAGCAGACCGCTCATTGGGGGCGGCGCCAAGAAATTCGGTCAACTCTGCATCAAGAACCTGTTGGACGGCTTCCCGAACGAGTTCGCGGATGAGATCGCGGTCCTGAAAAATGAGACTTTCCAGGGCGACAAGTTTCGAATTAGACTTCTTCTGAGCCATGGCGTG from the Geothermobacter ehrlichii genome contains:
- a CDS encoding transposase is translated as MAQKKSNSKLVALESLIFQDRDLIRELVREAVQQVLDAELTEFLGAAPNERSADRRGDCAGCYTRSWATRVQSKLGASLQRMLQILQLNLFERCDLTSLFRPPDKKKLQEIQQLQLV
- a CDS encoding sigma-54-dependent Fis family transcriptional regulator, which translates into the protein MIQDVNNKLYEAWQKFVTKKEFNREEVRDVILQSWQNCTKLGISPYQKKVNRVFTGEELQKRINENQALIKVSLPVMENLYRFVAGSGFVVTLTDKEGIILVSIGDEDVAESFAKGNFVAGADWSEASAGTNAIGLSLSLGKPIQTFSYEHFCICSHHTTCSSAPIHDPQGRIIGVLDMTGTYEKVHSHTLGMVVAASYGIEMQLESQEAWDQCHIADSYKVAIMESISEGILATDGNGIVTHANNYAGKILETAPDKIVGLRVSTFLKPSHSLQKNFDLSRKITDQEADILIKGKKKKVIITVRAITGLGIGQKGTVIILNEISRTKRLVQRMVGAESKMTFEDILGQDEKFLASVRLAKTAASSFSNVLLLGESGTGKDVFAQAIHNASQCSNGPFVAINCGAIPRELISSELFGYTEGAFTGAKRGGQPGKFELADGGTIFLDEIGEMPLELQTMLLRVVEQKAVVRIGGKEVIPVNVRLIAATNRNLKEEVEKGNFRRDLYYRLNVITIPLLPLREHKSDIPLLAEAFIQKMNSFLGKNITTVDDKVWKCLNSYDWPGNVRELYNVLERAMNIVEGSTLELETFPPELLNVKKQRSTHRNFEQLEKELITEVLDEFDGNVSRAAEKLGIARSTLYRKMEKYGLNE